The following proteins are co-located in the Silene latifolia isolate original U9 population chromosome 1, ASM4854445v1, whole genome shotgun sequence genome:
- the LOC141655649 gene encoding uncharacterized protein LOC141655649 — MKGIPWSSYSPKPDVAWIWKSICKLKNRFPLVFNASVWSTSSAGYYVSSGYDLIRIHYPLVPWYKYTWNAWSVPKHTFINWLIAREAMRLKDKLFQLGISQDAVCLVCGVDVETHIHLFHQCHYIKKILGMISVKLSIHFPSTAILPWIHSKPLSKIKKKVTIAWIQAAYYMVWIQRNKVLVDGALAHPNRVVHDIVSMMKIRCMFWLQNLMSSNDKEWIIMISS, encoded by the coding sequence ATGAAGGGTATTCCTTGGTCTTCCTATTCCCCTAAACCAGATGTGGCTTGGATTTGGAAGTCTATTTGCAAGCTCAAAAACAGATTCCCTTTGGTTTTCAATGCTAGTGTGTGGAGTACTAGTTCTGCTGGGTATTATGTATCCAGTGGATATGATTTGATCAGGATTCATTATCCACTGGTTCCTTGGTACAAGTATACTTGGAATGCTTGGAGTGTGCCTAAGCATACCTTTATTAATTGGTTGATTGCAAGAGAGGCCATGCGTCTGAAGGATAAGTTGTTTCAGCTGGGCATTAGTCAGGATGCTGTGTGTTTGGTGTGTGGTGTGGATGTTGAGACTCATATCCATCTTTTTCACCAGTGCCATTACATCAAGAAAATACTTGGGATGATCAGTGTAAAACTCTCTATTCATTTTCCCTCAACTGCTATCTTGCCCTGGATTCATAGCAAGCCTTTGTCGAAGATTAAAAAGAAGGTAACTATTGCTTGGATTCAGGCTGCCTACTATATGGTCTGGATTCAGCGTAATAAAGTCCTTGTTGATGGAGCCCTAGCTCATCCAAATAGGGTAGTCCATGATATTGTTAGCATGATGAAAATTAGATGTATGTTTTGGCTTCAAAATCTAATGTCTTCTAATGATAAGGAATGGATAATTATGATTAGCTCCTAA